A genomic segment from Mus musculus strain C57BL/6J chromosome 13, GRCm38.p6 C57BL/6J encodes:
- the Serpinb9d gene encoding serine (or cysteine) proteinase inhibitor, clade B, member 9d — MNTLSQANGTFAIHLLKVLCQDNPSENVCFSPMSISSALAMVLLGAKGNTVTQICQALHLNPDEDVHQGFQLLLHNLNKPNNQKYCLTMANRLFVENTCELLPTFKESCLKFYHSEMEQLSFAEAAEESRQHINMWVSKQTNGKIPDLLPKDSIDSQTRLILANALYFQGTWYKLFEKDSTKEMPFKINKKETRPVQMMWQEDRFYHAYVKEIQAQVLVMPYEGIDLSFVVLLPDKGVDISKVENNLTFEKLTAWTKPDFMNGIELHVYLPKFQLQEDYDMNSLLQHLGILDVFDGSKADLSGMSTKENLCLSNFVHKCVVEVNEEGTEAAAATAGKTIQCCLGSYPQTFCADHPFLFFIMHSTTNSILFCGRFSSP; from the exons ATGAATACTCTGTCTCAAGCCAATGGCACCTTTGCCATCCATCTTTTGAAGGTGCTCTGTCAAGACAACCCTTCAGAAAATGTGTGTTTTTCTCCTATGAGCATCTCCTCTGCCCTAGCTATGGTTCTCTTGGGTGCAAAGGGAAACACTGTAACCCAGATATGTCAG GCACTTCATTTAAACCCAGATGAAGATGTCCATCAGGGCTTCCAGTTGCTTCTCCATAACCTGAACAAGCCAAACAACCAAAAGTACTGCCTTACTATGGCCAACAGGCTCTTTGTAGAAAATACTTGTGAATTACTTCCA ACATTTAAGGAGTCCTGTCTTAAATTCTATCACTCTGAGATGGAGCAGCTCTCTTTTGCCGAAGCTGCCGAGGAGTCCAGGCAACACATAAACATGTGGGTCTCCAAACAGACTAATG GCAAAATCCCAGACTTACTGCCAAAAGACTCCATTGATTCACAGACCAGGCTGATTCTTGCCAATGCCTTATATTTCCAAGGAACATGGTATAAACTCTTTGAAAAAGATAGCACCAAGGAAATGCCCTTTAAGATAAACAAG AAGGAAACAAGGCCAGTGCAGATGATGTGGCAGGAAGACAGATTTTACCATGCCTATGTGAAGGAAATCCAGGCACAAGTGCTGGTGATGCCCTATGAGGGCATAGATTTGAGTTTCGTGGTCCTACTCCCAGATAAGGGTGTGGACATCAGCAAG GTGGAAAACAATCTCACTTTTGAGAAGTTAACAGCCTGGACCAAACCAGACTTTATGAATGGCATCGAGCTTCATGTTTATCTTCCAAAATTTCAACTACAAGAGGATTATGATATGAATTCCCTGTTACAGCATTTGGGAATTTTGGATGTCTTTGATGGAAGCAAGGCTGACTTATCAGGAATGTCTACTAAGGAAAACCTGTGTCTGTCCAACTTTGTTCACAAGTGTGTAGTAGAGGTCAATGAAGAAGGAACAGAGGCTGCTGCAGCCACTGCTGGCAAAACTATACAGTGCTGTTTAGGTTCTTATCCCCAAACTTTCTGTGCTGAccaccctttccttttcttcatcatgCACAGCACAACTAACAGCATCCTGTTCTGTGGCAGATTCTCATCTCCATAA